A window of the Streptomyces luomodiensis genome harbors these coding sequences:
- a CDS encoding GNAT family N-acetyltransferase, protein MIIPPVTLADGIVMRPAVQTDAEALADAYVRNREHLAPTSPHRDESFFTAEGQDARLRDELAQWEAGRLVPWVLAGDGRILGTVTLSQIVLGPWRNANLGYWIDAGHLGRGLATRAARSACRAADEHLGLHRVAAGTLTDNVASQRVLLGSGFTWIGRAPDYLYIAGAWREHLIFQRILNERPAV, encoded by the coding sequence ATGATCATTCCTCCGGTGACCCTGGCCGACGGCATCGTCATGCGGCCCGCCGTCCAGACCGACGCCGAGGCGCTCGCGGACGCGTACGTCCGTAACCGTGAGCATCTGGCGCCCACCAGCCCGCACCGCGACGAGAGCTTCTTCACCGCCGAGGGCCAGGACGCCCGGCTGCGGGATGAGCTGGCGCAGTGGGAGGCCGGCCGGCTGGTGCCCTGGGTGCTGGCCGGGGACGGGCGGATCCTGGGGACGGTCACGCTGTCGCAGATCGTCCTCGGCCCGTGGCGCAACGCGAATCTGGGCTACTGGATCGACGCCGGGCACCTCGGGCGCGGGCTGGCCACCCGAGCGGCCCGGTCCGCCTGCCGGGCGGCCGATGAACACCTCGGACTGCACCGGGTGGCGGCGGGCACGCTGACGGATAACGTGGCCTCCCAGCGCGTCCTGCTCGGCAGCGGGTTCACTTGGATCGGCAGGGCGCCCGACTATCTGTACATCGCCGGCGCCTGGCGGGAACATCTGATCTTCCAGCGCATCCTCAACGAGCGTCCCGCGGTGTGA
- a CDS encoding DUF2267 domain-containing protein: MFQQRRPGRPEPGMTYDELIEAVRYEGLYPTRERAEEVTRTVLAALGRQLTGDERVALAGALPRRAARVLAAEIPASERLTGWGFVKDIAAHIPGSTRATARWDAGSVLGVIGRLAGPELRRRVLDHLPEGYALLFGQAELARPPQPA, encoded by the coding sequence ATGTTCCAGCAGCGTCGCCCGGGGCGGCCAGAACCCGGTATGACGTACGACGAGCTGATCGAGGCGGTGCGGTACGAGGGTCTCTACCCCACCCGGGAGCGGGCCGAGGAGGTGACCCGTACCGTGCTGGCCGCCCTGGGGCGTCAGCTCACCGGCGATGAGCGGGTCGCCCTCGCCGGGGCGCTGCCCAGGAGGGCGGCGCGGGTGCTCGCCGCCGAGATCCCCGCCTCCGAGCGGCTGACCGGCTGGGGGTTCGTCAAGGACATCGCCGCGCACATCCCCGGATCCACCAGGGCGACCGCCCGCTGGGATGCCGGATCGGTCCTGGGTGTCATCGGCCGGCTGGCAGGCCCCGAGCTGCGGCGCCGCGTCCTGGACCACCTTCCCGAGGGGTACGCCCTGCTGTTCGGCCAGGCCGAGCTCGCCCGGCCGCCACAGCCAGCCTGA
- a CDS encoding chorismate mutase, with amino-acid sequence MRPHLSARHALIAALATAVLATGATAATAAPAGPAPAHASLRPLVDLAAERVLVADEVAAAKWGTDSPIDDPAREREVLDAVARQAEELGADPEATARIFRDQIEASKVVQRGLYRRWDADPSQAPTERPDLGRIRLEINRINGELVRAIADSAAVRETPSCAGRLTAGAAAVIHGRHLDALHTVALGRSLPSVCERAEP; translated from the coding sequence ATGCGACCGCATCTGTCCGCGCGTCATGCGCTGATCGCCGCGCTGGCCACCGCCGTGCTGGCCACGGGAGCCACGGCCGCCACCGCCGCTCCGGCCGGCCCCGCTCCCGCGCACGCCTCCCTGCGGCCGCTGGTCGACCTGGCCGCGGAGCGGGTGCTGGTGGCCGATGAGGTCGCCGCCGCGAAGTGGGGCACGGACAGCCCGATCGACGACCCGGCGCGGGAGCGGGAGGTGCTGGACGCGGTGGCGCGGCAGGCCGAGGAGCTGGGCGCCGACCCGGAGGCGACGGCGAGGATCTTCCGCGACCAGATCGAGGCCAGCAAGGTCGTCCAGCGCGGTCTCTACCGCCGCTGGGACGCCGACCCCTCCCAGGCGCCCACCGAACGCCCCGACCTCGGGCGGATCCGGCTGGAGATCAACCGGATCAACGGCGAACTCGTGCGCGCCATCGCGGACTCGGCGGCCGTGCGCGAGACCCCCTCCTGCGCGGGACGGCTCACCGCCGGGGCCGCCGCCGTGATCCACGGGCGGCACCTGGACGCGCTGCACACCGTGGCGCTGGGCCGCTCGCTGCCGTCGGTGTGCGAGCGCGCGGAGCCCTAG
- a CDS encoding crotonase/enoyl-CoA hydratase family protein, with translation MTSGTEHLIAERVGATLVLTLNRPEARNALSLPMLVGLYDGWTEADEDDAVRSVVLTGAGGAFCAGMDLKALAGGGRLDGQHLRARLEADPDLHWKAMLRHHRPRKPVIAAVEGPCVAGGTEILQGTDIRVAGRGATFGLFEVRRGLFPIGGSTVRLARQLPRTHALEMLLTGRPYPAEEAARIGLIGHVVPDGTALEKALEIAELINANGPLAVEAVKASVYETAEMTEADGLTSELSRGWPIFDTADAKEGSKAFAEKRPPVYRRA, from the coding sequence GTGACGAGCGGGACCGAACACCTCATCGCCGAGCGCGTCGGCGCGACCTTGGTGCTCACCCTGAACCGGCCCGAGGCCAGGAACGCGCTCTCGCTGCCGATGCTGGTCGGGCTGTACGACGGCTGGACCGAGGCCGACGAGGACGACGCCGTACGGTCGGTGGTGCTCACCGGCGCCGGCGGCGCCTTCTGCGCCGGAATGGACCTCAAGGCGCTCGCGGGCGGCGGCCGGCTGGACGGACAGCATCTCCGCGCCCGCCTCGAAGCCGACCCCGATCTGCACTGGAAGGCGATGCTGCGCCACCACCGGCCGCGCAAACCGGTGATCGCCGCCGTCGAGGGCCCCTGTGTCGCGGGCGGCACCGAGATCCTTCAGGGCACCGACATCCGGGTCGCGGGCCGCGGCGCCACCTTCGGGCTCTTCGAGGTCCGGCGCGGGCTGTTCCCCATCGGCGGCTCCACCGTGCGGCTGGCCCGCCAGCTGCCCCGCACCCACGCCCTGGAGATGCTGCTGACGGGGCGTCCCTATCCGGCGGAGGAGGCGGCGCGGATCGGGCTGATCGGCCATGTCGTCCCGGACGGCACGGCGCTGGAGAAGGCCCTGGAGATCGCCGAGCTGATCAACGCCAACGGGCCGCTCGCCGTCGAGGCGGTCAAGGCGTCCGTCTACGAGACCGCCGAGATGACCGAGGCCGACGGCCTGACGTCGGAACTGAGCCGCGGCTGGCCGATCTTCGACACCGCCGACGCGAAAGAGGGCTCGAAAGCCTTCGCGGAGAAACGGCCGCCGGTCTACCGCCGGGCCTGA
- a CDS encoding acyl-CoA synthetase, with the protein MEYNLADLFESIVDTVPGREALVYLDHPGTGAERRLTYAQLDAAANRLAHHLRDSGVAPGEHVGLHLCNGVEYLQTALACLKIRAVPVNVNYRYVEDELVYLYRDADLAALVYDAEFGERVAAALPRAGSLRHLVRVGTGDGPPGAVAFTEAEASGPPERGFPARSADDRFIIYTGGTTGMPKGVLWRQEDLFFAGLGGGAPTGVPVGRPEELAERVAAGGEGLVFFPTPPLMHGTSTLTAFIAFNFGQKVVLHRKFVPEEVLRTVEREEVTAVSLVGDAMLRPLVDALTGPLKGTDLSSLLSVSSSGAILSETVRAQFAELAPHTLLLNNFGSSESGFNGTATADSGPEKGFRLRVNARTTVVDPATRAPAAPGEPGRIAQRGHVPLGYYNDPRKSAETFFEADGERWVLLGDMATVDEDGVITVLGRGSQCINTGGEKVYPEEVEQALKAHPEVYDALVAGVPDTRWGHRVAAVVQPRADASGLTADAVREHCRERLAGYKIPRTVVFTDHVRRSPSGKADYRWARAVAQEADPGPRSAG; encoded by the coding sequence GTGGAGTACAACCTTGCCGACCTGTTCGAGTCGATCGTCGACACGGTGCCCGGCAGAGAGGCGCTGGTGTACCTCGACCACCCCGGGACCGGGGCCGAGCGGCGGCTGACCTACGCCCAGCTCGACGCGGCCGCCAACCGGCTCGCACACCATCTGCGGGACAGCGGGGTCGCCCCGGGCGAGCATGTCGGGCTGCATCTGTGCAACGGCGTCGAGTACCTCCAGACGGCCCTGGCCTGTCTGAAGATCCGGGCCGTGCCGGTGAACGTCAACTACCGCTATGTGGAAGACGAGCTGGTCTACCTCTACCGCGACGCGGACCTGGCCGCCCTGGTCTACGACGCCGAGTTCGGCGAGCGGGTGGCGGCCGCGCTGCCGCGCGCCGGCTCCTTGCGCCATCTGGTGCGGGTCGGCACCGGCGACGGTCCCCCTGGGGCGGTGGCGTTCACCGAGGCCGAGGCGTCCGGGCCGCCCGAGCGCGGCTTCCCGGCGCGATCCGCCGACGACCGGTTCATCATCTACACCGGCGGCACCACCGGGATGCCCAAGGGCGTGCTGTGGCGGCAGGAGGACCTCTTCTTCGCCGGGCTGGGCGGCGGCGCGCCGACCGGTGTGCCCGTCGGGCGCCCGGAAGAGCTGGCCGAGCGGGTGGCGGCGGGCGGCGAGGGGCTGGTCTTCTTCCCCACCCCGCCGCTGATGCACGGCACCTCCACCCTGACGGCCTTCATCGCGTTCAACTTCGGCCAGAAGGTGGTCCTGCACCGGAAGTTCGTGCCCGAGGAGGTGCTGAGGACGGTCGAGAGGGAGGAGGTCACCGCCGTGTCGCTGGTCGGCGACGCGATGCTGCGGCCCCTGGTGGACGCCCTGACCGGCCCCCTCAAGGGCACCGACCTCTCCTCGCTGCTCAGCGTCAGCAGCTCGGGCGCGATCCTGTCGGAGACCGTACGCGCCCAGTTCGCCGAACTCGCCCCGCACACCCTGCTGCTCAACAACTTCGGCTCCTCGGAGTCCGGGTTCAACGGCACGGCCACCGCCGACTCCGGCCCCGAGAAGGGCTTCCGGCTGCGGGTCAACGCCCGTACGACGGTGGTGGACCCGGCGACCCGCGCCCCCGCGGCGCCCGGTGAGCCGGGCCGGATCGCCCAGCGCGGCCATGTGCCACTGGGCTACTACAACGATCCGAGGAAATCCGCCGAGACGTTCTTCGAGGCGGACGGGGAGCGCTGGGTGCTGCTCGGCGACATGGCGACCGTCGACGAGGACGGTGTGATCACCGTCCTCGGGCGCGGTTCGCAGTGCATCAACACCGGTGGCGAGAAGGTCTATCCGGAAGAGGTGGAACAGGCCCTGAAGGCCCATCCGGAGGTGTACGACGCACTGGTGGCGGGCGTCCCGGACACCCGCTGGGGCCATCGTGTCGCGGCCGTCGTCCAGCCCCGGGCGGACGCGTCCGGGCTCACCGCCGACGCGGTCCGCGAGCACTGCCGGGAGCGGCTCGCGGGCTACAAGATCCCCCGTACGGTCGTCTTCACCGACCACGTCCGGCGCTCCCCCAGCGGCAAGGCCGACTACCGCTGGGCGCGCGCGGTGGCGCAGGAGGCGGACCCGGGGCCGCGGTCGGCCGGCTGA